AGCGAGCTCGCCGACGGTGGGGCGGGCGTCATCGCGGCGGCCGGCACATCGCACGTCGCCTACGTCGGCCTTGGCGGTGCCATGCTCCCGCTGCTGCTGTTCTCCTCTGCGCGGGCGGGGGCGACGTTCACACCGCTGAACTATCGCCTGAGCGCCGACGGCCTGCGCGAGCTGATCGACCGTCTGCCGCAGCCGCTGGTCGTCGCCGACGCGGAGTACCTCGATGTCGTCGCAGGCGCCGGTAAGCAGGTCATCGGATCCGAGGAATTCATCGCCGCCGCCCGCACTGCGGAGCCGGCCGCCGAGTTTCCCGACCCGGAAGACGTCGGCGTCGTGCTGTTCACCTCGGGCACCACGTCGCGGCCCAAAGCGGTTGAACTCACGCACAACAATTTGACCAGCTACATCACCGGAACGGTTGAGTTCGACGGGGCCGCACCCGATGATGCGGCGTTGATCTGTGTACCGCCGTACCACATCGCGGGGGTCAGCGCGGCGCTCTCGAACCTCTATGCCGGCCGAAAGATGGTGTACCTGCCGCAGTTCGACCCGTCCGAGTGGGTGCGCCTCGTGCGGGACGAGGGGGTCACGTCTGCGACCGTTGTGCCGACGATGCTCGACCGCATCATCTCGGCCCTCGAAGCGGAGCCGGTCGCGCTGCCCAGCCTGCGCAACCTCGCTTACGGCGGCTCGAAGGTCGCACTTCCGTTGGTGCGCAAAGCACTTGGGTTGTTACCCGATGTCGGTTTCGTCAACGCTTACGGACTCACCGAGACCAGTTCGACGATCGCGGTGCTCACTCCCGACGATCACCGAGACGCCATGGCTTCGACCGATGTGACGGTCACCCGTCGACTCGGCTCGGTCGGTCAGCCGGTCCCCGGCATCGAGGTACAGATCCGCGACGAAGCCGGCCAGGTCGTCGGGCCCGGCGAAACCGGTGAGCTGTTCGTCCGGGGCGACCAGGTGTCGGGCCGTTACGCCGAGATCGGTTCCGTGCTCGACGCCGACGGCTGGTTCCCCACCAAGGACGTCGCCATGCTCGACGACGCCGGCTACCTCTTCATCGGCGGACGGTCGGACGACACGATCATCCGCGGCGGAGAGAACATCGCGCCGGCCGAGATCGAAGACGTCCTTGTGGAACACCCCTTGGTGCATGACTGCGCGGTGGTGGGGCCCGAGGATCCGCAGTGGGGGCAGATCATCGTCGCGGTGGTGGTCCCGGCGGCAGGCGCGAACCCCGACCCCGACGAGTTGCGCGAGCACGTTCGATCGCAACTGCGCGGATCGCGTACACCCGACCGCGTTGTCTTCCGCGACGAACTGCCGACCAATGCGACCGGCAAGGTGTTGCGCCGCGAACTGGTCCAAGAACTGACAGCCTCGAATTAGCAAGGAGCCGAACATGATCAAGAACGGCACGCGACTGCAGAGCCAAGTCTGCGACACCCAGGTGATCGTCGTGCGCAGCGCGGACAGCCTCGACGATCTGCGCGCGGGCGGGGTGCCGATGGTGCCGCTGGATAGCGAGAAGTCCGCCGACGCCGCAATCGATCCGGCATTCTCCGAGGGCAATGCGATGGGTAAGCGCTACGTCGACGAGTCCGGCGCCGAGGTCCTCGTGACCAAGGCGGGGGCGGGCACCCTGTCGGTCGGCGACACGGCTTTGTCACTGAAAGAAGCCAAGCCGCTGCCCGCGAGCGACTGATACCTTCGGCCATGTGAAGCCCCGCAGGCTGCTGATCCGGTATGCAGCGGGGTTGACGTCCGCCTATCTCCTGACGACCGCCGAGGTCACCGCCCTGGTCATCTCATTGACCGGCCATGCTCGGGCCACACCCGTGATCACCGTCGCCGCGGCGGCGGTGATCGTGATCGGTACGGCAATTGTGGCGATCGGGGCCGTACGTATCGTCGCACCGTCGCTGAAATGGCTCGGCATCCGCGAACCCACCGACGACGAACGCCGGCTGGCGTTGAAGATGCTGCGCCGCCAATCGGCGATCACGGCAGCACCATGGATCGTCGGGGCTGCGGTGATGATTCCGCTCAACCTCGGTGCCCCAGCGGAACTACAGGTGGTGGTCGCGTCTGCCATCATCTTCGGCACGATCGCGACTGTCTGCACCGGGTTTCTGTTCACCCTCCGCACGCTGCGCCCGCTGCTCGCCGGTGTCACAAGGGATTTCAGCGAGATCACGCCCACCACCGCACCCGGTGTGCGTGCCAGGTTGTTGATCATGTGGGCGGTCACGACCGCGCTACCGGGCATCGCGATCGCGAGCCTGTTGGTGATGAGGTCCAACGGATGGATCATCTCGAAAAACACACCCGTCGAACTGGCCCTCCTCGTGCTCGCGCTCGTCGCGGTCGTGCTCGGACTTCGGGCCATGATCCTGGTGTCGATCTCGATCTCAGATCCACTCCGTCAGGTCGTCGACGCCATGGCCGAGGTTGAGCGGGGCAAGCTCGACAAGTCCCTCGACGTCTACGAATGGTCCGAAATAGGGCGATTGCAAAGTGGATTCAACCGGATGGTCGCCGGATTACGCGAACGCGAACAATTACGCGATCTGTTCGGCAGGCACGTCGGCGAAGAGGTCGTCCGCCGCGCGATCGACGCCAACGAATCGCTGTCGGGTGACGAACGCAATGCCGCCATTCTGTTCATTGATCTTGTCGGCTCGACGCAGCTCGCGGCGACTCACGAGCCACATGAGGTCGCGTCGGTGCTCAACGAGTTCTTTCGGATGGTCGTCGCTCATGTCGATGAGAACCATGGACTGGTCAACAAGTTTCAGGGCGACGCAGTGCTCGCCGTCTTCGGTGCACCGTTGCGCACCGACGATCCCGCTTCCGCCGCACTCGCGACCGCCCGCTCTCTGGGTGCCGAACTACGCAGACTCCCGGTTGATTTCGGCATCGGCATATCGGCCGGGCCGGTGTTCGCCGGCAACATCGGTGCCGAGAACCGTTACGAATACACCGTCGTCGGCGACGCCGTGAACGAGGCCGCGCGACTCGCCGATCTCGCCAAGGACTTCGACGATCGGGTGCTCTGCTCTGGTGCCGCACTCGCGCAAGCGAGCGACGACGAACGTGAGCACTGGGTCGTCCGCGGCTCTGAGGTGCTTCGGGGGCGGACCATCCCGACCGACATCTCGGTACCGGTGCGAGAGGAGCCCGCAGGTTAGGTCCTCGTCGCAAACGGGAATGCACGAGCATGACCTTGCGGGCCGCGGACACCGCAGCCGCTGACCGAGCCGCCATCCGAGCCGGCGAGCACACCGGCCCGACGAGCGGCCTTGCGCCGGGATTCGCACAGGCCAACCTGGTCATCCTGCGCGCCGACGAGGCGCTCGACTTCCTGCGCTTTTGTGTGCGCAATCCGAAACCGTGCCCACTGCTCGAGGTGACCGACACCGGATCACCACACCCCTTCGGTATCGCCGCCGACGCCGATCTGCGTACCGACCTGCCGCGGTACCGGGTGTTCCATGACGGTCACCTCGTCGACGAACCCACCGACATCGCCGGTCAATGGCGCACCGACCTGGTGTCGTTCCTCCTGGGGTGCTCGTTCACCTTCGAATGGGCCCTGGCCGCGGCCGGGTTGCCGATTGCGCACCAGGTGCAGGGCGTCAACGTCCCTATGTACGTCACCGACCGACGGTGCACTCCCGCCGGTCGTTTCGACGGGCCGCTGGTGGTGTCCATGCGGCCGTTTCCTGCCGATACCGTCCCGCGTGCCGTCGAGATCTCCGCCCGCTTTCCCGCCATGCACGGCGCGCCGGTGCACATCGGCGACCCGGCCGAGATCGGAATCAGCGACCTCGCGACACCGGACTTCGGTGACGCGGTCCGGGTGGGCGCGGACGAGGTGCCGGTCTTCTGGGCCTGCGGCGTGACTCCGCAGGCGGTCGCCATCGAGGCCCGGCCCTCGCTCGCGATCTTCCACGCACCGGGCCACATGTTCATCACCGACCGTCGTCACGGCGACTTCGACAACGAGGAGGGTCATGACCATCGATGAGGCGCCGAAGCGGCAGCGCGAAGCCGACCCCGCAGAAGTCCGGAAGGCGGTGCGCGGCGCAGCGATCGGAAACACCGTCGAGTGGTACGACTTTGCGATCTACAGCACCCTCGCGACCTACATCGCCGACCAGTTCTTCCCCTCCGGCGACGAGACGGCCGCGCTGCTGAGCACCTTCGCCGTCTTCGCCGCCGCATTCTTCATGCGACCGCTCGGCGGGTTCTTCTTCGGGCCACTCGGTGACCGGATCGGCAGGCAACGGGTGCTCGCGCTTGTCATCCTGCTGATGTCGGGCTCGACTCTTCTCATCGGCCTGGTACCGAGTTACGAGTCCATCGGCGTAGCCGCGCCACTCTTGCTGCTCCTCCTGCGCTGCGTGCAGGGATTCTCAGCAGGTGGCGAATACGGCAGCGGCGCATGCTATCTGGCTGAATTCGCCCCCGACAAGCACCGCGGATTCGTCGTGTCGTTCCTGGTCTGGTCGGTCGTCGTTGGCTTCCTGCTGGGTTCGCTGACGGTGACCGGACTCGAAACGCTGCTCTCGGAGAGCGCGATGAACTCCTACGGTTGGCGGATTCCCTTCCTCATCGCCGGCGTACTCGGAGTGGTCGGTCTCTACATCCGGATGCGGCTCGGCGACACCCCGGAATTCGAAACTCTGCGCGACGAGGGAGAGGTGTCGACCTCACCGCTGAAGGAGGCGTTCACCACGTCTTGGCGTCCGATCCTGCAGATCGCCGGCCTGGTGGTGATCCACAACGTCGGTTTCTACATCGTCTTCACCTACCTGCCAACGTATTTCACCAAGACACTTGAATTCACGAAGACCAATGCCTTCGTCTCGATCATCATCGCGAGCACTGTCGCGATCATCCTCATCCCGCCATTGGGTGC
The sequence above is drawn from the Mycobacterium gallinarum genome and encodes:
- a CDS encoding MFS transporter, translated to MTIDEAPKRQREADPAEVRKAVRGAAIGNTVEWYDFAIYSTLATYIADQFFPSGDETAALLSTFAVFAAAFFMRPLGGFFFGPLGDRIGRQRVLALVILLMSGSTLLIGLVPSYESIGVAAPLLLLLLRCVQGFSAGGEYGSGACYLAEFAPDKHRGFVVSFLVWSVVVGFLLGSLTVTGLETLLSESAMNSYGWRIPFLIAGVLGVVGLYIRMRLGDTPEFETLRDEGEVSTSPLKEAFTTSWRPILQIAGLVVIHNVGFYIVFTYLPTYFTKTLEFTKTNAFVSIIIASTVAIILIPPLGALSDRIGRKPLLIAGAVGFALFAYPLFMLLNTGSLAAAIAAHAALAAIESVFVSASLAAGAELFATRVRSSGYSIGYNVSVAIFGGTAPYVATWLVAETGNELAPAFYVIAAAIITLATIMTMRETAAQPLRQKVGT
- a CDS encoding putative hydro-lyase encodes the protein MTLRAADTAAADRAAIRAGEHTGPTSGLAPGFAQANLVILRADEALDFLRFCVRNPKPCPLLEVTDTGSPHPFGIAADADLRTDLPRYRVFHDGHLVDEPTDIAGQWRTDLVSFLLGCSFTFEWALAAAGLPIAHQVQGVNVPMYVTDRRCTPAGRFDGPLVVSMRPFPADTVPRAVEISARFPAMHGAPVHIGDPAEIGISDLATPDFGDAVRVGADEVPVFWACGVTPQAVAIEARPSLAIFHAPGHMFITDRRHGDFDNEEGHDHR
- a CDS encoding class I adenylate-forming enzyme family protein, with amino-acid sequence MSISLLLEMAASTNPDRTALVSGEMRLTTAELSELADGGAGVIAAAGTSHVAYVGLGGAMLPLLLFSSARAGATFTPLNYRLSADGLRELIDRLPQPLVVADAEYLDVVAGAGKQVIGSEEFIAAARTAEPAAEFPDPEDVGVVLFTSGTTSRPKAVELTHNNLTSYITGTVEFDGAAPDDAALICVPPYHIAGVSAALSNLYAGRKMVYLPQFDPSEWVRLVRDEGVTSATVVPTMLDRIISALEAEPVALPSLRNLAYGGSKVALPLVRKALGLLPDVGFVNAYGLTETSSTIAVLTPDDHRDAMASTDVTVTRRLGSVGQPVPGIEVQIRDEAGQVVGPGETGELFVRGDQVSGRYAEIGSVLDADGWFPTKDVAMLDDAGYLFIGGRSDDTIIRGGENIAPAEIEDVLVEHPLVHDCAVVGPEDPQWGQIIVAVVVPAAGANPDPDELREHVRSQLRGSRTPDRVVFRDELPTNATGKVLRRELVQELTASN
- a CDS encoding adenylate/guanylate cyclase domain-containing protein, whose translation is MKPRRLLIRYAAGLTSAYLLTTAEVTALVISLTGHARATPVITVAAAAVIVIGTAIVAIGAVRIVAPSLKWLGIREPTDDERRLALKMLRRQSAITAAPWIVGAAVMIPLNLGAPAELQVVVASAIIFGTIATVCTGFLFTLRTLRPLLAGVTRDFSEITPTTAPGVRARLLIMWAVTTALPGIAIASLLVMRSNGWIISKNTPVELALLVLALVAVVLGLRAMILVSISISDPLRQVVDAMAEVERGKLDKSLDVYEWSEIGRLQSGFNRMVAGLREREQLRDLFGRHVGEEVVRRAIDANESLSGDERNAAILFIDLVGSTQLAATHEPHEVASVLNEFFRMVVAHVDENHGLVNKFQGDAVLAVFGAPLRTDDPASAALATARSLGAELRRLPVDFGIGISAGPVFAGNIGAENRYEYTVVGDAVNEAARLADLAKDFDDRVLCSGAALAQASDDEREHWVVRGSEVLRGRTIPTDISVPVREEPAG